In the Akkermansiaceae bacterium genome, one interval contains:
- a CDS encoding efflux RND transporter periplasmic adaptor subunit, with the protein MKSESSKDLATIVHSGRPKPVRKWIAIILVLIAVIGGFLYYRAKSAADEGKPVFVTEPLKRGNIALGITATGNLQPINKVTVSSELSGICEAVYVDTNDEVTKGQDIAKLDTRKLSQQTEKTRATLAAAEARVQQSQATVRESAANLERLEELHKLSGGRTPSKAEMETAIAAADRAKSDLENVNAAVAGAKADLLANESDLSKAIIKSPVNGVVLTRSLEVGQTVAASFNAPELFVIAEDLRKMELLVAVAEADVGQVEGGQSASFTVVAWPGRTYNAKVKKISYGSTILDNIVTYQAELEVTNDDLTLRPGMTATATIDVAKREQVLLVPTTALRFRPQDPNEKSAAPQQKKTFMQSITFQFPRRRGSGRPGGGREGEGGGKSDQAQIWILSNGEPEQVTVKTGLTDGRRTEIITDKLKEGDEIIIRQIIAPTTP; encoded by the coding sequence ATGAAATCCGAGTCCTCCAAAGACCTCGCCACCATCGTCCACAGCGGCCGCCCGAAGCCGGTGCGGAAATGGATCGCCATCATCCTCGTTCTCATCGCGGTGATCGGCGGCTTCCTCTACTACCGTGCGAAGTCAGCCGCTGATGAAGGGAAGCCCGTCTTTGTCACCGAGCCACTGAAGCGCGGCAACATTGCCCTCGGCATCACCGCGACCGGCAACCTGCAGCCCATCAACAAGGTCACCGTCAGCTCGGAACTGTCCGGCATCTGCGAAGCGGTCTATGTCGATACCAACGACGAAGTCACGAAAGGGCAGGACATCGCGAAGCTGGACACCCGCAAGCTCAGCCAGCAGACGGAGAAAACGCGCGCCACGCTCGCCGCCGCGGAAGCCCGCGTCCAGCAATCCCAGGCCACGGTGCGCGAGTCCGCCGCGAATCTTGAACGGCTGGAGGAACTGCACAAACTGTCCGGTGGCAGGACTCCATCCAAAGCGGAGATGGAAACCGCCATCGCCGCGGCGGACCGGGCGAAGTCCGACCTCGAGAACGTCAACGCCGCCGTCGCCGGAGCGAAGGCCGACCTCCTCGCCAACGAAAGCGACCTTTCCAAGGCCATCATCAAATCCCCGGTGAACGGCGTGGTGCTGACCCGCTCGCTGGAGGTGGGGCAGACGGTTGCCGCATCCTTCAACGCTCCCGAGCTGTTCGTCATCGCGGAAGACCTGCGGAAGATGGAACTGCTGGTGGCGGTGGCGGAAGCCGACGTCGGCCAGGTCGAGGGCGGGCAGAGCGCGTCCTTCACCGTCGTGGCGTGGCCGGGCCGCACCTACAACGCCAAGGTGAAGAAAATTTCCTACGGTTCCACCATCCTCGACAACATCGTCACCTATCAGGCGGAGCTGGAAGTCACCAACGACGATCTGACCCTCCGCCCCGGCATGACGGCGACCGCCACCATCGACGTTGCCAAGCGGGAGCAGGTGCTTCTCGTCCCGACCACCGCACTGCGCTTCCGCCCCCAGGACCCGAACGAGAAATCCGCCGCACCCCAGCAAAAGAAGACCTTCATGCAGTCCATCACCTTCCAATTCCCGCGCCGCCGTGGCAGCGGGCGTCCGGGCGGCGGCCGAGAAGGAGAAGGAGGCGGAAAATCCGACCAGGCACAGATCTGGATCCTTTCCAATGGCGAGCCGGAGCAGGTGACCGTAAAGACCGGTCTCACCGACGGCCGCCGGACGGAGATCATCACCGACAAGCTGAAGGAGGGGGATGAGATCATCATCCGCCAGATCATCGCGCCGACCACTCCATGA
- a CDS encoding efflux transporter outer membrane subunit → MKSARLLILPLAALLAAGCASHTGLNADQPLPADWKNAGGFPVASPSRDLSRWWTKFNDPVLNRLVGTALENSPDMATASARIRESRANFDAQRSALFPSLSGSAGTNYNAASNNSIGTTSNSFSTGLSASWEIDLFGRLRSQLQTAAANLGATEENYNSVQAAIASEMAISYVTLRSLESRLATVRASLGSREETYNLAKFRQQAGLIDTLEADQALTSLQQARASIPSLEQSSAQTRNLINRLAGKNPGSLDGLLNSGRKAVPNPQKSLAIGIPADTIRQRPDVRVAGYQLLAAAASVRSAEAQKYPSLNLSGSLGLNTITSGKLFNPETASAGLAAGITSPIFDAGRIRAQIAANKAFEEQAVQTYRSNVLTALSEVEDSLIACRKSAERLDTLREAETSARSAANLSQQRYEAGVTDILTVLDSQRTLLSLEESVISSQADRAIAYIQLYKALGGGWSK, encoded by the coding sequence ATGAAATCCGCCCGACTGCTGATCCTCCCCCTCGCCGCGCTGTTGGCCGCTGGTTGTGCTTCCCACACCGGCCTGAATGCCGACCAGCCCCTGCCCGCGGACTGGAAGAATGCCGGAGGATTCCCCGTCGCCTCCCCTTCCCGCGACCTCTCCCGCTGGTGGACGAAGTTCAACGACCCTGTGCTGAACCGTCTGGTGGGCACGGCCCTGGAGAACAGCCCGGACATGGCCACCGCATCGGCCCGCATCCGTGAGTCGCGTGCGAATTTCGACGCACAGCGGTCCGCCCTTTTCCCGAGCCTCAGCGGATCCGCCGGCACCAACTATAACGCGGCGAGCAACAACAGCATCGGCACCACCTCGAATTCATTCTCCACCGGTCTCAGCGCGTCATGGGAGATCGATCTGTTCGGCAGGCTCCGCAGCCAGCTCCAGACCGCCGCCGCCAATCTGGGTGCCACGGAAGAAAATTATAACTCCGTGCAGGCGGCCATCGCCTCGGAAATGGCAATCTCCTACGTGACGCTGCGCTCGCTGGAGTCCCGGCTCGCCACCGTCAGGGCCAGCCTGGGAAGCCGCGAGGAAACCTACAACCTGGCGAAGTTCCGCCAACAGGCCGGTCTCATCGACACGCTCGAAGCGGACCAGGCACTCACCAGCCTGCAGCAGGCACGCGCCTCCATCCCGTCCCTGGAGCAATCCTCCGCGCAGACCCGCAACCTGATCAACCGGCTGGCCGGAAAGAACCCCGGCTCCCTCGACGGACTGCTCAACTCCGGACGCAAAGCCGTTCCGAACCCGCAGAAGTCCCTCGCCATCGGGATCCCCGCCGACACCATCCGCCAACGCCCGGACGTCCGTGTGGCGGGCTACCAGTTGCTGGCCGCCGCCGCCAGCGTCCGCTCCGCGGAGGCGCAGAAGTATCCTTCGCTGAACCTTTCCGGTTCTCTCGGCCTGAACACCATCACCTCCGGCAAGCTGTTCAATCCGGAGACCGCCAGCGCCGGACTGGCCGCCGGGATCACCAGCCCCATCTTCGACGCGGGGCGCATCCGAGCGCAGATCGCCGCGAACAAGGCCTTCGAGGAACAGGCGGTGCAGACCTACCGTTCCAACGTCCTGACCGCCCTTTCGGAAGTGGAGGACTCCCTCATCGCCTGCCGGAAATCCGCCGAGCGGCTGGACACCCTGCGGGAGGCGGAAACGTCCGCCAGATCCGCCGCGAATCTTTCCCAGCAGAGATACGAGGCCGGTGTCACCGACATCCTCACCGTGCTCGATTCCCAGCGCACCCTCCTCAGCCTGGAGGAAAGCGTGATCTCCTCCCAGGCCGACCGCGCGATCGCCTACATCCAGCTCTACAAGGCGCTGGGCGGCGGCTGGTCGAAGTAA
- a CDS encoding DUF1287 domain-containing protein — translation MIRAALCCWLLALVPLHAQVGDKIVGAARKQIGVTLTYDPAYTSLSYPNGDVPREKGVCTDVVIRALRDGLSQDLQKLVHEDMKANFGSYPKNWGLSRTDRNIDHRRVPNLRKYFERKGYGIRLASPVDYAAFQPGDLVTCTVPPHLPHIMIVSDKKTADGRPLVIHNIGGGAREEDVLAAYPLTGHYRWK, via the coding sequence ATGATCCGCGCCGCATTATGCTGCTGGCTGCTTGCTCTCGTCCCGCTGCACGCGCAGGTGGGGGATAAGATCGTCGGGGCGGCGCGCAAGCAGATCGGGGTCACGCTGACCTATGACCCTGCCTACACGTCGCTCTCCTATCCCAATGGCGACGTGCCGCGGGAGAAAGGGGTCTGTACGGATGTGGTGATCCGTGCCCTGCGGGATGGTCTTTCGCAGGATCTCCAGAAGCTGGTCCACGAGGACATGAAAGCGAACTTCGGCAGCTATCCGAAGAACTGGGGGCTGAGCCGCACCGACCGCAACATCGACCACCGGCGTGTGCCCAATCTGCGGAAATACTTCGAACGGAAGGGATATGGCATCAGGCTGGCCTCACCCGTGGACTACGCCGCGTTCCAACCCGGTGATCTGGTCACCTGCACCGTGCCGCCACATTTGCCGCACATCATGATCGTGAGTGATAAGAAAACCGCCGATGGTAGGCCGCTGGTCATACATAACATCGGTGGCGGTGCGAGGGAGGAGGACGTGCTGGCGGCCTATCCTCTCACCGGCCACTACCGCTGGAAGTAA
- a CDS encoding response regulator transcription factor: MRLLLIEDDPLLQRSLATGLREENYAVDTASDGEDGLFKAGSNAYDCIILDGMLPVFDGWEVLRQLRPDNTTPVLMLTARDAIPDRIRGLDAGADDYLTKPFDGEELLARIRALIRRNSGQVSNLLEIGDVTIDTAARTVSLSGEAASLTPREYALVEYLARHRPKVISRSELYEHLFDEDDDTLSNLLDVHVSNVRKKLGHDFIVTRRGHGYAIE, translated from the coding sequence ATGCGCCTCCTCCTCATCGAAGACGATCCCCTGCTCCAGCGCAGCCTCGCCACCGGCCTGCGCGAGGAGAACTACGCCGTGGACACCGCCAGCGATGGCGAGGACGGACTCTTCAAAGCCGGATCGAACGCCTATGACTGCATCATCCTCGACGGGATGCTGCCCGTTTTCGACGGGTGGGAGGTACTGCGGCAACTGCGCCCGGACAATACCACGCCGGTTCTCATGCTCACCGCGCGGGATGCCATCCCGGACCGCATCCGCGGCCTGGATGCGGGGGCGGATGACTACCTGACGAAGCCCTTTGACGGGGAAGAGTTACTGGCAAGGATCCGCGCGCTGATCCGCCGCAACAGCGGACAGGTCAGCAACCTGCTTGAGATCGGGGATGTCACCATCGACACCGCGGCGCGCACCGTTTCCCTGTCCGGTGAAGCAGCCTCCCTCACGCCGCGTGAGTATGCCCTGGTGGAATACCTGGCCCGCCACCGGCCGAAGGTCATCTCACGCAGCGAGCTTTATGAACACCTCTTCGACGAGGATGACGATACTCTCTCCAACCTCCTCGATGTCCACGTGTCGAACGTCCGCAAAAAACTCGGCCATGATTTCATCGTCACCCGGCGCGGCCATGGCTATGCCATCGAGTGA
- a CDS encoding adenylosuccinate synthase, with product MNTIVVGLQWGDEGKGKVVDYLTETADVVVRGQGGNNAGHTVIAKGVRYILNLLPSGILWDGKTNVIGNGVVVDPVGLVAEIERNEGQGVSITPEKLLISDRAHVVLPFHKELDAAREIALGDQKIGTTKRGIGPTYADKVNRCGLRIADLLDKEFTIAQVTRRVAEVNEVLAKYDLPQFTAEQVITEVYAAFERLRPHVTNTIPVLHKAWKEGKTVLFEGAQGTLLDIDYGTYPFVTSSNTTSGGSCTGSGLPPNAIQRVVGVCKAYTTRVGSGPFPTVDEGLSEYLHGLGREFGVVSGRPRGCGWLDTVLLRFACMVNGVTGLAVTNVDGLDEYETLQICTGYEIDGVVHELPPADRSAWDKAKPVYETLPGWLSDTTSTTRYEDLPANAKAYLSRLSELCGAPLAFVGVGPDRVQTLVV from the coding sequence ATGAACACCATCGTCGTAGGTCTCCAGTGGGGAGACGAAGGAAAAGGCAAAGTCGTCGATTACCTGACGGAAACCGCTGACGTGGTCGTGCGCGGCCAGGGCGGGAACAACGCCGGCCACACCGTCATCGCCAAAGGCGTCCGCTACATCCTGAACCTGCTTCCTTCCGGCATCCTGTGGGATGGCAAGACGAACGTCATCGGCAACGGCGTCGTCGTTGATCCGGTGGGCTTGGTCGCTGAGATCGAGCGCAACGAAGGCCAGGGCGTGTCCATCACCCCGGAGAAGCTTCTCATTTCCGACCGTGCGCACGTCGTCCTCCCCTTCCACAAGGAACTGGATGCAGCCCGTGAGATCGCGCTGGGCGACCAGAAGATCGGCACGACGAAGCGTGGCATCGGCCCGACGTATGCGGACAAGGTGAACCGCTGCGGCCTGCGCATCGCGGACCTGCTCGACAAGGAATTCACCATCGCCCAGGTCACGCGCCGGGTTGCGGAAGTGAACGAAGTCCTCGCGAAATACGACCTGCCGCAGTTCACCGCCGAACAGGTGATCACGGAAGTCTATGCGGCGTTCGAGCGCCTGCGTCCGCACGTGACCAACACCATCCCCGTGCTGCACAAAGCATGGAAGGAAGGAAAGACCGTCCTTTTCGAAGGCGCGCAGGGCACGCTGCTGGACATCGACTACGGCACCTACCCGTTCGTCACCTCCTCGAACACGACCTCCGGTGGTTCCTGCACCGGCTCCGGCCTGCCACCGAACGCCATCCAGCGCGTGGTGGGCGTGTGCAAGGCCTACACCACACGGGTCGGTTCCGGTCCGTTCCCGACGGTCGATGAAGGGCTTTCCGAATACCTGCATGGCTTGGGCCGTGAGTTCGGTGTCGTTTCCGGACGTCCGCGCGGCTGCGGCTGGCTGGACACCGTGTTGCTCCGCTTCGCCTGCATGGTGAACGGCGTCACCGGTCTGGCCGTGACGAACGTGGACGGTCTGGACGAATACGAGACGCTCCAGATCTGCACCGGCTACGAGATCGACGGCGTGGTCCATGAGCTTCCTCCCGCCGACCGTTCCGCATGGGATAAGGCGAAGCCGGTCTATGAAACGCTGCCCGGCTGGCTGAGCGACACCACCTCCACCACCCGTTACGAGGATCTGCCCGCGAACGCGAAGGCCTACCTCTCCCGCCTGTCGGAGCTTTGCGGCGCGCCGCTGGCCTTCGTCGGCGTCGGACCGGACCGGGTGCAGACGCTGGTGGTCTGA
- the bioB gene encoding biotin synthase BioB: protein MILSELQALYDLPFFELIQRSRKVHEANWPDAEVQLCTLLSIKTGGCSEDCSYCAQSARYNSGVQIERLMEKEQIMERARAARETGSTRFCMGAAWRGVRGGTQRFEQVLDIIKDVSTLGMEVCVTLGELGPEEAVRLREAGVTAYNHNLDTSPEHYPNIVSSHTYDDRLRTIRNVQDAGMSVCCGGILGLGETITDRLRMLEVISSFNPQPESVPINSLMPMPGTPLAENPQVDPFDLVRMIAVTRIAIPKAKVRLSAGRTRLSDETQAMCFFAGANSIFYGDKLLTAKNPSVEKDRALLAKLGLSTLAPNPSLEAPEADCGLPASPACAGAGCC, encoded by the coding sequence ATGATTCTCTCCGAACTCCAGGCACTCTACGACCTTCCCTTCTTCGAACTCATCCAGCGTTCCCGGAAGGTGCATGAGGCCAACTGGCCGGACGCCGAAGTCCAGCTCTGCACGCTCCTCTCCATCAAGACCGGCGGTTGTTCCGAGGACTGTTCCTACTGCGCCCAGTCCGCCCGCTACAACTCCGGCGTCCAGATCGAACGGCTGATGGAGAAGGAGCAGATCATGGAACGCGCGCGCGCCGCCCGTGAGACAGGCTCCACCCGCTTCTGCATGGGCGCTGCCTGGCGCGGTGTCCGCGGCGGCACCCAGCGCTTCGAGCAGGTGCTGGACATCATCAAGGACGTTTCCACCCTCGGCATGGAGGTCTGCGTCACCCTCGGCGAACTCGGCCCGGAGGAAGCGGTCCGCCTGCGTGAGGCGGGTGTCACCGCCTACAACCACAACCTGGACACCTCCCCGGAACATTACCCGAACATCGTTTCCAGCCATACCTACGACGACCGCCTGCGGACCATCCGCAACGTGCAGGACGCCGGCATGTCCGTCTGCTGTGGTGGCATCCTGGGTCTCGGGGAAACGATCACCGACCGCCTGCGGATGCTGGAGGTCATTTCCAGCTTCAACCCGCAACCGGAAAGCGTGCCGATCAACTCCCTGATGCCGATGCCGGGCACGCCGCTGGCGGAGAATCCCCAGGTCGATCCGTTCGACCTCGTCCGGATGATCGCCGTCACCCGCATCGCCATTCCGAAGGCGAAAGTCCGTCTTTCCGCAGGCCGCACCCGCCTTTCCGATGAAACACAGGCGATGTGCTTCTTCGCCGGCGCCAACTCCATCTTCTACGGAGACAAGCTGCTCACCGCGAAGAATCCGTCCGTGGAGAAGGACCGTGCGCTGCTCGCCAAGCTCGGCCTCTCGACGCTCGCCCCGAATCCGTCGCTGGAAGCCCCGGAGGCCGACTGCGGACTGCCCGCCAGCCCTGCGTGTGCGGGGGCGGGTTGTTGCTGA
- a CDS encoding ABC transporter permease has protein sequence MFFNTFLIALREIRRNLMRAFLTVLGIVIGVAAVITMVTLGRGATETVKAQVSNLGSNLLVLRPGMGFGRGGGPGVPQFSVEDAKIISEQVGGIRAVAPIDEASFSTQYLDKARTTRTSGTYPEYFSIGKWKLAEGRLFDETDIAEGRAVCVIGQTVKRELFGNEDPIGQRMRIKDASIQVIGVLGVKGQTGFGQDQDDTILIPLTTFARRIKGAASLKSIDQIMISGEDGASTEGIINEVSALMRERRNLSPHEDDNFNVMDTRQIAETLSSTTKVMTTLLGAVAGVSLLVGGIGIMNIMLVSVTERTREIGIRLAIGARAREVLLQFLVEAITLSSFGGVVGISLAFGLCVWLSKLIEVPFLFDPKINVIAFIFSAAVGILFGFMPARRAAALDPIEALRHE, from the coding sequence ATGTTTTTCAACACCTTCCTCATCGCCCTCCGGGAGATCCGCCGCAACCTGATGCGGGCGTTCCTCACCGTGCTGGGCATCGTGATCGGCGTCGCGGCGGTCATCACCATGGTGACCCTCGGCCGCGGTGCGACGGAGACGGTCAAAGCACAGGTTTCCAACCTCGGCAGCAACCTTCTCGTTCTCCGTCCCGGCATGGGCTTCGGGCGGGGTGGCGGGCCGGGTGTCCCGCAGTTCAGCGTGGAGGACGCGAAGATCATCAGCGAGCAGGTCGGCGGTATCCGCGCGGTCGCGCCCATCGATGAAGCCTCCTTCAGCACGCAGTATCTCGACAAGGCGCGCACCACCCGGACGTCAGGAACCTATCCGGAGTACTTCAGCATCGGGAAATGGAAGCTGGCGGAAGGACGGTTGTTCGATGAGACGGACATCGCGGAAGGGCGGGCCGTCTGCGTCATCGGCCAGACCGTCAAGCGGGAGCTGTTCGGCAATGAGGATCCCATCGGCCAGCGCATGAGGATCAAGGACGCGTCCATCCAGGTGATCGGCGTGCTGGGGGTGAAAGGCCAGACCGGCTTCGGCCAGGACCAGGATGACACCATCCTGATCCCGCTCACCACCTTCGCACGCCGGATCAAGGGAGCGGCCTCGTTGAAGTCCATCGACCAGATCATGATCTCCGGCGAGGACGGGGCGTCCACGGAAGGGATCATCAACGAAGTCTCCGCCCTCATGCGGGAGCGGCGGAACCTGTCCCCCCATGAGGACGACAACTTCAACGTCATGGACACCCGCCAGATCGCGGAGACGCTCAGTTCCACCACCAAGGTGATGACCACCCTGCTGGGTGCGGTGGCGGGAGTCAGCCTGTTGGTCGGTGGCATCGGCATCATGAACATCATGCTCGTCTCCGTGACGGAGCGGACGCGGGAAATCGGCATCCGTCTGGCCATCGGCGCGCGCGCGCGGGAGGTGTTGCTGCAGTTCCTGGTGGAAGCCATCACCCTTTCCTCCTTCGGCGGCGTGGTCGGCATCAGCCTGGCCTTCGGCCTGTGCGTGTGGCTTTCGAAATTGATCGAGGTGCCGTTCCTGTTCGACCCGAAGATCAACGTGATCGCCTTCATCTTCTCCGCCGCCGTCGGCATCCTGTTCGGCTTCATGCCCGCGAGACGGGCCGCCGCCCTGGATCCCATTGAAGCACTCAGACATGAATAG
- a CDS encoding DUF1080 domain-containing protein, which yields MKSTFLALLFLPTLASAEPLFNGRDLSGWTPDVPSADGKPETPPSFIVRDGLLVSKGDPKGHLVSDKSYSDYKLEVEYRFPGKGGNCGVLIHASEPRNLYQMFPKSIEVQMNSGDAGDFWCIGENIEVPDMEKRRPRKEGQNFGGGPADARRILNLNDGAEKPLGEWNTMIIECKGDEVIVHVNGVLVNHGSKSTASSGKLALQAEGTEVEFRKLELTSLK from the coding sequence ATGAAATCCACGTTCCTCGCACTTCTTTTCCTTCCCACGCTCGCTTCCGCCGAACCGCTTTTCAACGGCAGGGATCTCAGCGGCTGGACGCCTGATGTTCCCTCGGCCGACGGCAAGCCGGAGACGCCTCCGAGCTTCATCGTCCGCGACGGCCTGCTCGTCAGCAAAGGGGATCCGAAGGGCCACCTCGTCAGCGACAAGTCCTACTCCGACTACAAGCTGGAGGTGGAGTACCGCTTCCCCGGCAAGGGCGGGAACTGCGGCGTGCTCATCCATGCCTCGGAGCCGCGGAATCTTTACCAGATGTTCCCGAAGTCCATCGAGGTGCAGATGAACTCCGGCGACGCGGGGGACTTCTGGTGCATCGGTGAAAACATCGAGGTGCCGGACATGGAGAAGCGCCGCCCGCGGAAGGAAGGCCAGAACTTCGGCGGCGGTCCGGCCGATGCCCGCCGCATCCTCAACCTCAACGACGGAGCCGAGAAACCGCTGGGTGAATGGAACACCATGATCATCGAGTGCAAGGGCGACGAGGTGATCGTCCACGTCAACGGCGTCCTTGTGAACCATGGCTCGAAAAGCACCGCATCCTCCGGCAAGCTCGCGCTCCAGGCGGAGGGAACGGAAGTGGAATTCCGGAAGCTGGAGCTGACATCCCTCAAATGA
- a CDS encoding isoprenyl transferase, with translation MPQHPDIPRHIAIIMDGNGRWAKERGLPRREGHRAGAESIREVMEACKELGVEYLTLYAFSSENWNRPEDEVQALMNLLDRFLDEQAKELDKQKVRLQAIGQLDRLPPKTRERLDRIIARTAGHRSMTLVLALSYGAREEIVAAARALAEDALAGKISPEAINAEAFSSRLQTAGIPDPDLLVRTSGELRVSNFLLWQISYAEIVIVKKFWPDFRQGDLFDSVKEYQSRHRRFGAL, from the coding sequence ATGCCCCAGCATCCGGACATCCCCCGCCACATCGCCATCATCATGGATGGCAACGGGCGCTGGGCGAAGGAGCGGGGCCTGCCGCGGCGGGAAGGCCACCGCGCCGGAGCGGAGTCCATCCGAGAGGTGATGGAGGCGTGCAAGGAACTGGGCGTGGAGTATCTCACGCTCTATGCTTTTTCCTCGGAAAACTGGAACCGCCCGGAGGATGAGGTGCAGGCGTTGATGAACCTGTTGGACCGCTTCCTCGACGAACAGGCGAAGGAACTGGACAAGCAGAAGGTGCGCCTGCAGGCCATCGGCCAGCTCGACCGGCTGCCGCCGAAGACGCGCGAGCGTCTGGACAGGATCATCGCAAGGACCGCCGGGCATCGCTCGATGACGCTGGTGCTGGCTCTTTCCTACGGAGCGAGGGAGGAAATCGTCGCCGCCGCCAGGGCGCTCGCCGAAGATGCGCTGGCCGGAAAAATTTCGCCGGAGGCGATCAATGCGGAGGCGTTTTCCTCACGCCTCCAGACCGCCGGCATCCCGGATCCTGACCTGCTGGTGCGTACCTCGGGCGAGCTGCGGGTTTCGAATTTCCTGCTGTGGCAGATCAGCTACGCGGAGATCGTGATCGTGAAAAAATTCTGGCCCGACTTCCGCCAGGGGGACCTCTTCGATTCGGTGAAGGAGTACCAATCCCGCCACCGGCGTTTCGGCGCGCTCTGA
- the carA gene encoding glutamine-hydrolyzing carbamoyl-phosphate synthase small subunit produces the protein MPKSAILALEDGRCFEGTAFGATGTTTGEICFNTSMSGYQEVITDPSYRGQIVSMTYPQIGNYGINLEDDESNGPHIRGFVIGELCEVPSNWRSHKPLSEWLAEHGVLGIEDIDTRALTKHLRSRGAMQACLTTELDKEAAIAAAKAAPSMAGSDYVKEVSTAEAYDWTAESREWILPNALAEISGPYADLPPVKHRIVAYDFGLKYNILRRLRQAGFEVEVVSSTTPASEVLAKNPDGVFLSNGPGDPAALGYIHEELKQLIGKKPIFGICLGNQLLAHAFGGTTFKLKFGHRGGNQPVKDLRSGRISITSQNHGFAVDPDSLPDDVEVTHINLNDGTVEGMRHKTHPVFSVQYHPEAAPGPNDAAYFFEEFSALIDESKK, from the coding sequence GTGCCGAAATCCGCTATTCTCGCCTTGGAAGACGGACGCTGTTTCGAAGGAACCGCGTTCGGAGCCACCGGAACCACCACCGGGGAAATTTGTTTCAACACCTCGATGTCGGGGTATCAGGAAGTCATCACCGATCCGTCCTACCGCGGCCAGATCGTGTCGATGACCTATCCGCAGATCGGGAACTACGGGATCAACCTGGAGGACGACGAGTCCAACGGGCCACACATCCGGGGATTTGTCATCGGGGAACTCTGCGAAGTACCGTCAAACTGGCGCTCCCACAAGCCGCTTTCCGAATGGCTCGCCGAGCACGGCGTGCTGGGCATCGAGGACATCGACACCCGCGCGCTTACCAAGCACCTGCGCTCCCGCGGTGCGATGCAGGCCTGCCTGACGACCGAACTGGACAAGGAAGCCGCCATCGCCGCCGCGAAGGCCGCGCCATCCATGGCCGGGTCCGACTACGTGAAGGAAGTCTCCACTGCGGAGGCCTACGACTGGACAGCGGAATCCCGCGAGTGGATCCTGCCGAACGCTCTCGCCGAGATCAGCGGTCCCTACGCGGACCTGCCACCGGTGAAGCACCGCATCGTCGCGTATGACTTCGGCCTGAAGTACAACATCCTCCGCCGCCTGCGGCAGGCCGGTTTCGAGGTGGAGGTCGTTTCCTCGACCACCCCGGCATCCGAAGTGCTGGCGAAGAATCCGGACGGCGTCTTCCTTTCCAACGGCCCCGGGGATCCGGCGGCCCTCGGCTACATCCATGAGGAACTGAAGCAACTCATCGGCAAGAAGCCCATCTTCGGCATCTGCCTGGGGAACCAACTCCTCGCCCACGCCTTCGGCGGCACCACCTTCAAGCTGAAGTTCGGCCACCGCGGCGGCAACCAGCCGGTGAAAGACCTGCGCAGCGGGAGGATTTCCATCACCTCCCAGAACCATGGCTTCGCCGTGGACCCGGATTCCCTGCCGGACGATGTGGAAGTGACCCACATCAACCTGAACGACGGCACCGTGGAAGGCATGCGCCACAAGACCCACCCCGTCTTCAGCGTGCAGTACCACCCGGAAGCCGCCCCCGGCCCGAATGACGCCGCCTACTTTTTCGAGGAGTTCTCCGCGCTCATCGACGAATCGAAGAAGTAG
- a CDS encoding ABC transporter ATP-binding protein: MSQPSPSHSGAIELRKLTKTYGQGDAAFQALRGVDLDIPAGQFLAVMGPSGSGKSTLMNILGCLDVPTSGRYNFNGIAVETLGSDERSLLRRHALGFIFQGFNLLARTSALENVELPMLYRGVPRKERHEKAHQALKIVGLESKYKNTPAELSGGQQQRVAIARAIVTEPGTLFADEPTGNLDSTTTVEIMQLLRNLNEERGITIIMVTHEDEVAAYAKRIIRVKDGLIESDISK, translated from the coding sequence ATGAGCCAGCCCTCGCCAAGCCACAGCGGGGCGATCGAACTCCGCAAGCTCACCAAGACCTACGGTCAGGGTGACGCCGCTTTCCAGGCCTTGCGCGGGGTGGATCTGGACATCCCGGCGGGGCAGTTCCTCGCGGTGATGGGCCCCTCCGGCTCGGGAAAATCCACGCTCATGAACATCCTCGGCTGCCTGGATGTCCCCACCTCCGGGCGCTACAACTTCAATGGCATCGCCGTGGAGACGCTCGGTTCGGATGAGCGTTCGCTGCTCCGCCGCCACGCGCTCGGCTTCATCTTCCAGGGGTTCAACCTGCTGGCCCGCACCTCCGCGCTGGAGAATGTGGAGCTGCCCATGCTCTACCGCGGGGTGCCGAGAAAGGAACGCCATGAGAAGGCGCACCAGGCGCTCAAGATCGTAGGACTGGAGTCGAAGTACAAGAACACGCCCGCCGAACTTTCCGGCGGCCAGCAGCAGCGGGTGGCCATCGCCCGCGCCATCGTCACGGAACCGGGCACGCTGTTCGCGGACGAACCCACGGGCAACCTGGATTCCACCACCACCGTCGAGATCATGCAGCTCCTCCGCAACCTGAACGAGGAGCGCGGCATCACCATCATCATGGTCACCCACGAGGATGAGGTCGCGGCCTACGCGAAGCGCATCATCCGGGTCAAAGACGGCCTGATCGAATCCGACATCTCAAAGTGA